GATCGCGTCGGTGACAGCCGGACGCCCGCACGTGGTCGCGGTCCGCCCGCTGTACGGGGGCACCGATCACGTGCTCGAGAGCGGACTGCTCGGGACGAGCGTCACGTGGGCGCGCGTCGACGAGGTCGCCGCCTCGATCCGTCCCGATACCGGACTCGTGATCGTCGAGACCCCGGCCAACCCCACGCTCGAACTCGTGGACATCGCCGACGTCGTCGCCGCGGCGGGAACCGTGCCGGTGCTGGTGGACAACACGTTCGCGACGCCGATCCTCCAGCAGCCGGCGCGGCACGGCGCGACGCTGGTGCTGCACAGCGCGACGAAGTACCTCGGTGGCCACGGCGACGTGATGGGCGGGGTCGTCGCCGCGAACGAGGACTGGGTGACGCGGCTCCGCCAGGTGCGGGCGCTGACCGGCGGCGTGCTGCATCCGATGGCGGCGTACCTGCTGCACCGTGGCCTGCGCACCCTGCCGCTGCGGGTGCGGGCCCAGCAGGAGACCGCCCGTGTGCTCGCCGAGCGCATCAGCGCGCATCCCGCGGTCGCGCGCGTGCACTACCCGGGGCTCCCGGGGCAGGATCCCGTGGGGCTGATCGGACGCCAGCTGGAAGGCCCCGGTGCGATCATCGCGGTCGAGCTCGCCGGCGGGTACGACGCAGCCGCCCGGTTCACCGAGGCGTGCGACCTGATCGAGCATGCGGTCTCACTCGGCGGCATCGACTCGCTGGTGCAGCATCCGGCATCGCTCACGCACCGGCCGGTCGCGGGTCCGGCGAAGCCGGGCGCCGGGGTCGTGCGGATCTCGGTCGGGCTGGAGCACGTCGACGACCTCACCGACGACGTGTCGCAGGCGCTCGCCGCGGCCGGCGTTCCCGTCGCGTCGGCGCCGAGCCGGGGTGTTCCGGCCGCGTCGGCGCCGAGCCGGGGTGTTCCGGTCGCGTCGGCGCCGAGCCGGGGTGTTCCGGCCGCGTCGGCGCCGAGCCGGGGTGTTCCGGCCGCGTCGGCGCCGAGACCCGGCATTTCCGCCGAGACCGGGGTGCAGAGGGCCGGGTCTCGTGACGAAACCGGGGTTTCGGCGCCGACGACCGGGGTCTCGGCGCAGGCGGCGGCGAGGCCTGCGCCCGCGGGGCCCGCGCCGTCGGCCGGCGTCGACGGTACTAGCACGTCCCGCGCCGGGGTTCCAGGCCCTCGTCGAGCGGGCCGGCGAGAACCTACGGTAACGGCACAGCCCCTCGCGAAACCGTGAACGGAGCATCATGACCAACCCCGCGAACCCTCCCATTCCTCCGGTGCCGATCACTGACCGCGACGACGTTGCGATCGACGGACCCGACATCATCACGGAAGCGGTCGATCCGCTCGACCCGGACGATCAGCCGCTGGACCCGGACCTCGACGACGACCAGATCGACAGTGCGGATGCCGACCGCAGAGCGGCGACCGAGGGGACGAAGGGCGAAGACCCCTCGAACTGATCGCGATCGGTCAGCGCTGCGGCCGAGACCCGGGGTCGCAGCCGAAACCCATGGGTCGCAGTTGAAACCCCGGGTCGCGGCCGAGACCCGGGGTCGCAGCCGAAACCCATGGGTCGCAGCCGAAACCTCGGACTCGCGGCCGAGACCCGTCCCCGCAGCCGAGACCGGGGACGATGCGCCCGGGACTGGACGGAATTGCCGGGTCTCGGCGGCTGCAAGCACCGCCACGAAACCCGCGCGCAACAGAATTGGGCGACACTGTGGGAATGTCCACAAAGGTCTCCCTCACGCACTACACCGGGTACGAGTTCGCGCGCCCGGTGCAGGTCACCCCCCACGTGGTGCGTCTGAGGCCTGCGCCGCACTCGCGGACGCCGATCGAGGCGTACTCGCTGGATGTCAGCCCGAAGAACCACTTCATCAACTGGCAGCAGGACCCGTTCGGCAATTGGGTCGCCCGCATCGTGTTCCCGGAGCGCATCGATCACCTCAAGATCACCGTGTCCCTGGTGGCCGACCTGATGGTGATCAATCCCTTCGACTTCTTCATCGAGGAGTACGCCGAGCGATTCCCGTTCGAGTACGAGCCGGGCCTGAAGGCCGACCTCGCGCCGTACCTGCGGCCGGTCGATGACAGCGAGGCTGCTGGACGCTGGCTCGACGAGCTGAACCTGCCGGCCGACGGCGTGCCGATGGTGCAGTTCCTCGCTGCGCTCAACAGCGCCGTGCACCGCGACGTCGCGTACGACGTGCGGATGGAGCCGGGTGTGCAGACTCCCGACGAGACCCTCGCCCGGGCGATCGGCTCGTGCCGCGACAGCGCGTGGCTGCTGGTGAGCCTGCTGCGCAGGTACGGCCTCGCGGCGCGCTTCGTCTCGGGGTATCTCGTGCAGCTGGCCGCTGATCAGGCGGCGCTGGACGGCCCGAGCGGACCGGCGCAGGACTTCACCGACCTGCACGCGTGGACCGAGGTCTACGTCCCCGGCGCGGGCTGGATCGGCATGGATCCGACCAGCGCTTTGTTCGCAGGTGAGGGCCACATCCCGCTCAGCGCGACACCGCACCCCTCCAGCGCCGCCCCGATCGAAGGGGCGACCGAGCCAGTCGAGGTCACATTCTCATTCGCGAACGAGGTCCTGCGCGTCCACGAGGATCCGCGCACCACGAAGCCGTACACGGATCCGCAGTGGCAGCGCATCGACGCGCTCGGACTCCTCGTCGACGAGCGTCTGCAGCGCAACGACGTGCGGCTGACCATGGGTGGCGAGCCCACGTTCGTCTCGCTCGATGATGCGACGAGTCCGCAGTGGAACACGGATGCCGACGGCGAGCACAAACGTGAACTCGCCGATGGCCTCGCCGAGCGGCTGCGCTCGACCTACGCCCGCGGCGGCGTGGTGCACCGCGGCCAGGGCAAGTGGTACCCGGGCGAGCCGCTGCCGCGCTGGAACATCGCGCTGCAGTGGCGGACCGACGGCCAAGCGCTCTGGAACGACCCCAGCCTCTTCGCGAATCCGTGGCGGGAGGATGCCGACCTCGACGCGCCCGCGAACGCCGAGCTCCTCGCACGCACCGTGACGACGCTCCTCGGCCTGCCCGCACGGCAGCTGCTGCCCGGCTACGAGGATCCGCTGGCCGCGCTCAGCGCCGAACTCCGCGAGCCGGAGGGTGCGCGACCCGGCGCGGCGGAGCCCATCGCGGCGGATGTCCGGGCTCTCGACGAAAGCGTGCGCACGCCGACCGGGTGGGTGCTTCCGCTGACCACCGGCCAGGAGTGGACCAGCCCGGCGTGGCGCTTCCGTCGAGGCCGGCTCGTCCTCCTTCCCGGTACGAGCGCCGTCGGCTCCCGACTGCCGCTGGATTCGATCGCGTGGACCGATCCGCAGGACTCGGACGAGCCGTCGTACTTCGACGAGGGGCCGCCGCTGGAGCCCGGCATCCGTTCGGTCTCCGTCGTCGATCCTGAGGGCGCGCTCACGACCGCGCTCACGGTCGAGGCTCGCGAGGGCCAGGTCCACGTGTTCCTTCCGCCGACCAGATCGCTCGAGGCCTACGCGGACCTCCTCGCCGTGATCGAAGAAGCGGCTCGCCGCGTGCCGTGCCGGATCGTACTGGAGGGCTATGCACCGCCGCCGGATTCGCGCCTGAACCAGCTGATCGTCACGCCCGACCCCGGCGTCATCGAGGTGAACGTCCAGCCGACGCAGACGTGGTCGCAGCTGCGCGATCTGACCGTCACGCTGTACGAGGATGCGCGGCAGAGCCGGCTCGCCACGGAGAAGTTCGACCTCGACGGCCTGCACACCGGCACCGGGGGCGGCAACCACATCACCCTCGGCGGCGCGCAGCCGGCCGATTCGCCGCTGCTTCGCCGGCCCGATCTGCTGGCCAGCCTGATCACGTACTGGCAGCGGCATCCGAGCCTGTCCTACCTGTTCTCGGGACGTTTCATCGGCCCGACCAGCCAGGCGCCGCGCTTCGACGAAGGCCGCCCGGAGGCGGTCTACGAGATGGAGATCGCGCTGCAGGAGGTGCGCCGACAGATGGCGCTCGCGACCGCGGAGGGGATGCATCCCTCGCCGTGGGTCGTCGACCGGGCGCTGCGGCATCTGCTGACCGACCTGACGGGCAACACCCATCGGGCCGAATTCTGCATCGACAAGCTGTACAGCCCGGATTCCAGCCGCGGCAGGCTCGGACTCCTCGAGCTGCGCGGATTCGAGATGCCGCCGCATCCGCAGCTGGCTTTGGTCCAGGCGCTGCTCGTGCGCAGCCTCGTCTCGATGTTCTGGGACGCGCCGTTGACCGCACCGCTGGTGCGGTGGGGCACGCGCCTGCATGAGGACTTCCTTCTGCCCGAGGGGGCGACCGCCGACATCGCCGAGGTCGTCGCCGATCTGCGTGCGCACGGCATCGAATTCGAGGAGGAGTGGTTCGACGCGTTCACCGAGTTCCGCTTCCCCAGGATCGGGCTGGCCTCGATCGGCGGGTCGCACAGCCCGATCACGCTCGAACTGCGACAGGCGATCGAGCCGTGGCACGTCCTGGGCGAAGAGGCGACCGCGGGCGGGACCGCCCGGTACGTCGACTCGTCGGTCGAGCGCGTGCAGGTGAAAGTGACAGGCGTCGATCGCCGAGTGCACCTCGTGACGTGCAACAGTGTTCCGATGCCTTTGACACCGACCGACGTCCCCGGCGAGTACTTCGCGGGCGTCCGCTACCGCGCCTGGCAGCCCTGGTCGGCGCTGCACCCGTCGATCGAGGTCCATGCGCCACTGACCTTCGATGTCATCGATGCCGACGCCGGGGTCAGTCTCGGCGGCGCGACGTATCACGTCGTGCATCCCGGCGGACGCTCCTACGATCACCCGCCGGTCAACGCGAACGAGGCCGAAGCCCGTCGAGCCAGCCGGTTCGAGCCGCGCGGGCACACGGCCGGTCGGATCGACGTCGCAGCCCTTCGTGAACGCGGTCGCCGTGCCGCGACGCTGGACTATCCGCACACGTTGGACCTGCGGAGGGTTCCGGCCGAGTGAGCCTCCTCCGCGATTACGCTGCCGCCATCGCGCAGCCGACACTGCCCCTGCACCTGCAGGACGGTTCCGGTGCGCGCTTCGATGAGGTCGTGGGGCCGGACGGCGCGCTGCGCCCCGCGTGGAAGGGCATGGCCGCGATCGCGGTCGAACTGACCCCGGCGGAGCTCGAGCGCATCGACATCGAGATCACCACGCTGCTGGCCGACGACGGCGTCACCTACGGGAATCCGCAGGCGGGTGCCCAGCCGTGGCGGCTGGATCCGATGCCGTTGGTGGTGGATGCTGCGACCTGGGCGCGCCTGGAGGTCGGCCTCGCGCAGCGGGCTGAGCTGCTCAACGCGATCCTCGCCGACATCTACGGGGAGCAGCGCCTGCTCTCCGAGGGGATCGTGCCGGCCGCGGTCGTGTTCGGTCACGCCGGGTTCACACGTCCGGTCGCGCGCACGACCGGGTTCGACCCGCATCCGCTCGTGCTCTCCAGCACCGACCTGGGCCGGGACGCAGCCGGAGAATGGCACGTGCTGAGCGATCGCGTCCAGGCGCCGTCCGGGCTCGGCTACGCGATGGCCAACCGCCGGGTGCTCTCCCGCGTCCTCCCCGAACTGTACGAGCAGGCGGGGCTGCATCGCATGGAGCCCTACTTCTCCGCTGTGCGTTCCGCGCTCCTGCAGGCCGCGCCGGTCGGCGTCGAGGATCCGCGGGTCGTGGTGATGTCGCCTGGCACGTTGTCCGAGACTGCGTACGACCAGGCGTTCATCGCCAACATCCTCGGCTTCCCTCTGGTCCAGGGTGAAGACCTCGTCGTGCAGGACGGCTGGGTGTGGATGAAGCCGGCCGGTTTCCCGCAGGTCGCGCCGCACGAGCGCGTCGATGTGATCCTGCGGCGCGTCGACGCGGAGTGGTGCGATCCGCTCGAACTGCGTGCGGGGTCGAAGCTCGGCGTCGCGGGGCTCACCGAGGCCGTGCGGCGCGGACGGGTCCGCCTGGTCAACGGCCTGGGTGCCGGCGTGCTGGAGAACCCCGGCCTCATGCCGTACATGCCCGCGATCTGCGAGCGGCTCCTTGGGGAGCAGCTGCGCCTGCCGTCCGTGCCGACCCGATGGTGCGGTGACCAGGACCAGCGGGCCGAGGTCCTCGAGACCCTCGCGACAGAGCCGGACGCGATCATCATCCGTCGCATCGACGGCTCGGCCGCCGATCTGGCTGCGCTTGCTTCCGACACCTTGAGCCGGCTGATCCTCGCCGAGCCGCACCGCTACGTCGGGCAGGAGCGGCTGCCCCTGTCCCAGGTGCCGTCCTGGGGCGATGCCGGACGCGCGTCGGGCCGCGCCAACCCCAGCCAGGTCGCGCTCCGTGGCTTCACGGTGCGCGACGGGTCGATTTATCGCCCGCTCGTCGGCGGACTTGCCACGCTCGTCAACGACCGCAAGGAAGCGCCCAGCACCAAAGACGTCTGGGTGCTCAAGGGCACGCCCGCCGACCCCGACCAGGGGATCGTCGAGGTGACGGCCCTGCCGCTGACCCGCGCGGTGCCGGTGCTCTCGCCCCGGGCCGTCGAGGACCTGTTCTGGTCGGGCAGGTACGCCGAACGCGCCGAAGACCTGGTCCGTCTGGTGATCACCGCGAGTACGCACGCAGAGCAGCTCGACTATGGCCCCACCACGGGCGGCGGCGCGGCGCTGCGCGCGCTCATCGGCAGCCTGCAGCGCCTCTGCGGGACGCGGTGGCTCGACTCGGATCTCGAACTGCGCTCGCTGCTGCTGGACGCGGACCGGGCCGGCTCGGCGGCGCACTCGCTGGAGCGGCTGCGCGACACGCTCGAGGGCGTGCGCGACCAGATGTCCGGTGACACGTGGCGTGCGTTCGGCAGCACCGACCGTGCCATGAGGGCGATGCGCGCGTCACGCCGGCCTCAGATCGCCGAATCCGCGAGCAGGATGCTGGGCGGCATCCTCTCCCTGCAGGGTGTGACGGCGAACATGATGCGCGACGACGGGTGGCACGCGATCGAGGCCGGCCGCCACCTCGAACGTGCGATGCAGGTGTGCACGCTGCTGGCGGCCACCGCCACGCAGTCGCTCGGTGTCGGCACCGATCGCGCCGTGCTCGGCGGCGTGCTGATGGCCGCGGAGAGCTCGGTCACCCACCGTCGCCGGTTCCGGGGCAGCGTCCGGGTCGCCGATGTCCTCGAGCTGCTCGTCGCCGACCCCGACAACCCCCGCTCGATCGCGTTCTGCCTGGCGCGCCTGCGCGACCACCTGTCGCAGCTGGCCGGCTCCACCGGTTCGACGCGGCCCGAACGCCTCCTCGAGCATCTCGAGGAGGACGTCGCGGCGGCCGACATCGCTGCGCTGGCGGTCTCCGTCGAAGGTCGCCGGCCGCAGCTGGAGGACTTCCTGGCCGGAACGCATTCGCACCTGTACCGCCTGGGCGACGCGATCGTGCACCTGCACTTCGCCGCCGGCCCGCAGCCGCAGCCCATGCTGCTGGCCGAGATCACCGGCCTGAGAGTGTGAGGGGGACGACTCCGTGAGATACCGCGTCTCCCACCGCACCACGTATTCGTACGACGACGACGTGTCCAGCAGCTTCGGGCTGGCCCGGTGCCGTCCGCGCGAGCTGCCCTGGCAGCAGGTGAGCACACCGGTGCTCTCGATCGACCCGCCGCCCGGCGATGTCGCCGACGACGTCGACCTCTACGGCAACACCGTGACGTACTTCCACGTCACCGAGCCCCACCTGCAGCTGGTGATCGACGCCGTCAGCGAAGTCTCCGTCGTGCCGACCATCTACGACGCGGAAGCGCTCTCGCAGCCGTGGGAGAACGCGCGTCCGCTGCTGAACCCGACGATCTCGCCGGGTGCGTGGGCGGCGACGGAGTTCGCCCTGGAATCCCCGAAGGCGCAGCACGTCGACGCGGCCCGCGAGTACGGGGCCATCTCGCTCACCCCCGGTCGCCCCATCGGCGAGGCGGTCACCGATCTCATGCACCGGATCAAGACCGAGTTCGACTACGACAAGACGGCCACCACCGTGACCAGCACCGTCGCAGACGTGATGGAGGCGCGCGCCGGGGTCTGTCAGGATTTCGCCCACGTGACGCTGGCCTGCCTGCGCAGTCATGGGATGGCGGCGCGCTACGTGAGCGGTTACCTGGCGACCCGGCCCCCGAAGGGCAAGCCCCGCCTCGTCGGCGCGGACGCCTCGCACGCCTGGGTCGCAGTCTGGATCCCCGGGTCCGATCAATGGCTGGCCATCGACCCCACCAACGACCAGTGGGCCTCGGACCGCCACGTCACGGTCGGCTGGGGTCGCGACTACGGCGATGTGCCGCCGGTGAAGGGCGTCATCTACACCGAGGCGAAGAAGTCGACGCTCAAGGTCGCCGTGGATGTTGCACCACTCGAGGAATACGCGCAAGGGTGAGGTCCGCTCGGCGAACTGTGCGAGCCTGAGGCGGTGAAGTCGTACCGATGCCGCGTGTGCGCCAGTCCGCTGTACTTCGAGAACTCCCTCTGCGTGGTCTGCGGGACCTCGCTCGGATACTCGCGCGGCGAGGGCGAGATCGTGCCGGTCGGGCGCGACGGCCGGTACGTCGATTCGGCCGGCTGGATCTGGCACGTCTGCCGCAACCTCAATCTCTCCGGATGCACCTGGCTGGCACCTCTCGAGGGCGGCCAGTGCTCGAGCTGCTCACTGACGCGGACGAGACCGAACGACGCGGATGCCGCGGGCATGGCCAACTACCCGCTCGCCGAGCGGGCCAAGCGCCACCTCCTCGCCGAGCTCGACGACCTCGGCTTCGCGGTGATCGGGAAGGATGCCGCCGACGGCGGCGACCCCGTGAACGGAGTGTGCTTCGACCTGCTCTCCAGCACCGACCGGCACGTCGTCATCGGTCATGACGACGGGGTGATCACGATCGACCTCGCCGAGAGCGATCCCGCCTATCGCGAACGGCTCCGCGGCGAGCTCGACGAGCCCTACCGCACGATGCTCGGACATTTCCGGCACGAGATCGGTCACTACTTCCAGTGGCAGCTCGTCGAGATCGCAGGAGATGCAGACCGCCTGGAGCGGTGCCGAGCCCTGTTCGGCGACGAGCGGGCCGACTATCAGGCCGCGATCGATCGCCACTACGCGCTGGGCGCCCCGGCGGGATGGGAGCAGTCCTTCCTCACGAACTACGCGACGATGCACCCGTACGAGGATTTCGCCGAAACCTGGGCGCACTACCTGCACATCTGCGACACGGTGCAGACGGCATCGCAGTACGGACTGACCGCGGTCGCCGGAGTCGAGGCGTTCTCCCGCTTCCGCGACCTCGTCGGCGGCGTGTGGATCCCGCTGTCCATCGCCCTCAACATGATCAACCGGTCGATGGGCAAGGACGACCTCTACCCGTTCGTGATCCCCGCACCGGTCCTCGACAAGCTCGATTTCGTCGCGGAGCTGCGCACCGTGCGCGGCCGAGGCGCTCGGGTCGCACCGCGCTGAGGACTCACCAGCTCGTGGCGGAGGCGACCTCGAAGTCCGCGGCGGACTGGTCGGCGTAGGCGCGGCACCACTGCATGATCGCCCGGGATGCGGCATCCGAGCTCCCGATGTAGCCGACCACCTGCCCTGCGGTGGGACTCTGCGCGTGCGCACGCCCCAGCAATCCCGCGCACGAGGTGACGTAGTCGGTGAATGCGGCGAGGGAGATGTCGTCGAGGTCGACGGATCCCTTCATGTCGTGGAACTGGCGCACGTAGAAGTCCCGTCCGTTCGCCTGGAAGTATCCGAGGAACGGATCCGACACCGCCTGCAGCACACGCTGCAGTCCGACGACGCGATGTCCCTGGCCGTGCACCTCCCCGCCCTCGGTGATGCGGGTGGGCTGGCGGATGCCGCCGTACCGTGCGAGGACGGATTCGCCCGCCTCCTTCACCTGCAGCAGAAGGGCGTCCTCGTCCGACCCCTGCAGCAGCTGCAGGTAGCAGCGCGTGCCGACGCTGCCGACCCCGACGACGCGGCGCGCGAGATCGGTCGGCTCGTACTGCGCCAGCACCGTGTCGATGTCGGTGTTCACGGTGTCGCGGTACTGGGCGAA
This portion of the Microbacterium pygmaeum genome encodes:
- a CDS encoding circularly permuted type 2 ATP-grasp protein, with translation MSLLRDYAAAIAQPTLPLHLQDGSGARFDEVVGPDGALRPAWKGMAAIAVELTPAELERIDIEITTLLADDGVTYGNPQAGAQPWRLDPMPLVVDAATWARLEVGLAQRAELLNAILADIYGEQRLLSEGIVPAAVVFGHAGFTRPVARTTGFDPHPLVLSSTDLGRDAAGEWHVLSDRVQAPSGLGYAMANRRVLSRVLPELYEQAGLHRMEPYFSAVRSALLQAAPVGVEDPRVVVMSPGTLSETAYDQAFIANILGFPLVQGEDLVVQDGWVWMKPAGFPQVAPHERVDVILRRVDAEWCDPLELRAGSKLGVAGLTEAVRRGRVRLVNGLGAGVLENPGLMPYMPAICERLLGEQLRLPSVPTRWCGDQDQRAEVLETLATEPDAIIIRRIDGSAADLAALASDTLSRLILAEPHRYVGQERLPLSQVPSWGDAGRASGRANPSQVALRGFTVRDGSIYRPLVGGLATLVNDRKEAPSTKDVWVLKGTPADPDQGIVEVTALPLTRAVPVLSPRAVEDLFWSGRYAERAEDLVRLVITASTHAEQLDYGPTTGGGAALRALIGSLQRLCGTRWLDSDLELRSLLLDADRAGSAAHSLERLRDTLEGVRDQMSGDTWRAFGSTDRAMRAMRASRRPQIAESASRMLGGILSLQGVTANMMRDDGWHAIEAGRHLERAMQVCTLLAATATQSLGVGTDRAVLGGVLMAAESSVTHRRRFRGSVRVADVLELLVADPDNPRSIAFCLARLRDHLSQLAGSTGSTRPERLLEHLEEDVAAADIAALAVSVEGRRPQLEDFLAGTHSHLYRLGDAIVHLHFAAGPQPQPMLLAEITGLRV
- a CDS encoding transglutaminase family protein, which gives rise to MRYRVSHRTTYSYDDDVSSSFGLARCRPRELPWQQVSTPVLSIDPPPGDVADDVDLYGNTVTYFHVTEPHLQLVIDAVSEVSVVPTIYDAEALSQPWENARPLLNPTISPGAWAATEFALESPKAQHVDAAREYGAISLTPGRPIGEAVTDLMHRIKTEFDYDKTATTVTSTVADVMEARAGVCQDFAHVTLACLRSHGMAARYVSGYLATRPPKGKPRLVGADASHAWVAVWIPGSDQWLAIDPTNDQWASDRHVTVGWGRDYGDVPPVKGVIYTEAKKSTLKVAVDVAPLEEYAQG
- a CDS encoding transglutaminase family protein, producing the protein MSTKVSLTHYTGYEFARPVQVTPHVVRLRPAPHSRTPIEAYSLDVSPKNHFINWQQDPFGNWVARIVFPERIDHLKITVSLVADLMVINPFDFFIEEYAERFPFEYEPGLKADLAPYLRPVDDSEAAGRWLDELNLPADGVPMVQFLAALNSAVHRDVAYDVRMEPGVQTPDETLARAIGSCRDSAWLLVSLLRRYGLAARFVSGYLVQLAADQAALDGPSGPAQDFTDLHAWTEVYVPGAGWIGMDPTSALFAGEGHIPLSATPHPSSAAPIEGATEPVEVTFSFANEVLRVHEDPRTTKPYTDPQWQRIDALGLLVDERLQRNDVRLTMGGEPTFVSLDDATSPQWNTDADGEHKRELADGLAERLRSTYARGGVVHRGQGKWYPGEPLPRWNIALQWRTDGQALWNDPSLFANPWREDADLDAPANAELLARTVTTLLGLPARQLLPGYEDPLAALSAELREPEGARPGAAEPIAADVRALDESVRTPTGWVLPLTTGQEWTSPAWRFRRGRLVLLPGTSAVGSRLPLDSIAWTDPQDSDEPSYFDEGPPLEPGIRSVSVVDPEGALTTALTVEAREGQVHVFLPPTRSLEAYADLLAVIEEAARRVPCRIVLEGYAPPPDSRLNQLIVTPDPGVIEVNVQPTQTWSQLRDLTVTLYEDARQSRLATEKFDLDGLHTGTGGGNHITLGGAQPADSPLLRRPDLLASLITYWQRHPSLSYLFSGRFIGPTSQAPRFDEGRPEAVYEMEIALQEVRRQMALATAEGMHPSPWVVDRALRHLLTDLTGNTHRAEFCIDKLYSPDSSRGRLGLLELRGFEMPPHPQLALVQALLVRSLVSMFWDAPLTAPLVRWGTRLHEDFLLPEGATADIAEVVADLRAHGIEFEEEWFDAFTEFRFPRIGLASIGGSHSPITLELRQAIEPWHVLGEEATAGGTARYVDSSVERVQVKVTGVDRRVHLVTCNSVPMPLTPTDVPGEYFAGVRYRAWQPWSALHPSIEVHAPLTFDVIDADAGVSLGGATYHVVHPGGRSYDHPPVNANEAEARRASRFEPRGHTAGRIDVAALRERGRRAATLDYPHTLDLRRVPAE
- a CDS encoding zinc-binding metallopeptidase family protein, whose protein sequence is MKSYRCRVCASPLYFENSLCVVCGTSLGYSRGEGEIVPVGRDGRYVDSAGWIWHVCRNLNLSGCTWLAPLEGGQCSSCSLTRTRPNDADAAGMANYPLAERAKRHLLAELDDLGFAVIGKDAADGGDPVNGVCFDLLSSTDRHVVIGHDDGVITIDLAESDPAYRERLRGELDEPYRTMLGHFRHEIGHYFQWQLVEIAGDADRLERCRALFGDERADYQAAIDRHYALGAPAGWEQSFLTNYATMHPYEDFAETWAHYLHICDTVQTASQYGLTAVAGVEAFSRFRDLVGGVWIPLSIALNMINRSMGKDDLYPFVIPAPVLDKLDFVAELRTVRGRGARVAPR